One window of the Felis catus isolate Fca126 chromosome E3, F.catus_Fca126_mat1.0, whole genome shotgun sequence genome contains the following:
- the SNRNP25 gene encoding U11/U12 small nuclear ribonucleoprotein 25 kDa protein — protein sequence MVVQDPLLCDLPIQVTLEEVNSQIALEYGQAMTVRVCKMDGEIMPVVVVQNATVLDLKKAIQRYVQLRQEREGGIQHISWSYVWRTYYLTSAGEKLTEDRKKLRDYGIRNRDEVSFIKKLRQK from the exons ATGGTCGTGCAGGACCCGCTGCTATGCGATCTACCGATCCAG GTTACTTTAGAAGAAGTCAATTCACAAATAGCACTAGAATATGGCCAAGCAATGACAGTCCGAGTGTGCAAGATGGATGGAGAAATAATGC CTGTGGTTGTGGTACAGAATGCCACGGTCCTGGACCTGAAGAAGGCCATTCAGAGATACGTGCAGCTCAGGCAGGAGCGGGAAGGAGGCATTCAGCACATCAGCTG GTCCTATGTGTGGAGGACATACTACCTGACCTCTGCAGGAGAGAAGCTCACTGAGGACAGGAAGAAGCTTCGAGA TTACGGTATCCGGAATCGGGATGAGGTGTCCTTCATCAAAAAGCTGAGGCAAAAATGA